A window from Vicinamibacterales bacterium encodes these proteins:
- the amrA gene encoding AmmeMemoRadiSam system protein A, producing the protein MFTETQQRTLVDIARDAVRAGVAGRQPDVPAGTDYPEATGAFVTLKKRGELRGCIGTLECRRPLAEEVARVAVSAALEDPRFPPVRPSELDELDVEVSVLGPLEPIDPSDPAAIEIGRHGLVVEYGARRGLLLPQVATEWNMDRETFLAQTCNKAGLPRDCWRRGATVYRFAAVVFGG; encoded by the coding sequence ATGTTCACTGAGACGCAGCAGCGCACGCTCGTCGACATCGCGCGCGATGCGGTCCGCGCCGGTGTCGCCGGGCGCCAACCGGACGTGCCCGCAGGGACGGACTATCCCGAAGCGACCGGCGCATTCGTCACGCTGAAGAAGCGCGGCGAGCTGCGCGGCTGCATCGGCACCCTGGAGTGCCGGCGCCCGCTGGCGGAGGAAGTGGCGCGGGTGGCGGTGAGCGCCGCGCTGGAGGATCCGCGGTTTCCTCCGGTGCGTCCCTCGGAGCTCGACGAGCTGGACGTCGAGGTCTCGGTGCTCGGGCCGCTCGAGCCGATCGACCCGTCCGATCCGGCCGCGATCGAGATCGGCCGCCACGGCCTGGTCGTCGAATACGGCGCCCGGCGCGGACTGCTCCTGCCGCAGGTCGCGACGGAGTGGAACATGGATCGCGAGACCTTCCTCGCGCAGACCTGCAACAAGGCCGGTCTGCCGCGCGACTGCTGGCGGCGCGGCGCGACCGTCTACCGCTTCGCCGCCGTCGTCTTCGGCGGCTGA
- a CDS encoding Hsp20/alpha crystallin family protein — MARVYVERRDLPSHLRRLLEQTRAAAECTPPMDVLETAGGLEIRLDVPGVRAADIDIVFADSVLLIAGQKLPHTCEHADAGFHMAERAFGRFARAIRVDGAFDAGRAAATLNAGELRVTLPRIEERRGAQIRIPIR, encoded by the coding sequence ATGGCCCGCGTCTACGTCGAACGCCGCGACCTGCCCTCCCACCTCCGTCGCCTGCTCGAGCAGACCCGGGCCGCGGCGGAATGCACGCCGCCGATGGACGTGCTCGAGACCGCCGGCGGCCTCGAGATTCGCCTCGACGTGCCTGGCGTCCGCGCCGCGGACATCGACATCGTCTTCGCCGACAGCGTGCTGCTGATCGCCGGACAGAAGCTGCCCCACACCTGCGAGCACGCCGACGCCGGCTTTCACATGGCCGAGCGCGCCTTCGGGCGCTTCGCGCGCGCCATCCGCGTCGACGGCGCCTTCGACGCCGGCCGGGCCGCGGCGACGCTGAATGCCGGCGAGCTGCGCGTCACGCTGCCGCGGATCGAGGAACGCCGCGGCGCACAGATCCGCATCCCGATCCGCTAG
- the amrB gene encoding AmmeMemoRadiSam system protein B, giving the protein MPSNSIRPAAVAGTWYPGSAGALVRDVDEYVAAAGAAPRGTVHGIIAPHAGLMFSGPVGAHAYKAAAAAGPFDTVVLLGPSHFVGFDGIAVYPSGAFDTPIGPAPIDAALAQEILDASPVVQALPQAHGREHSLEMQLPFVRRLLPDAAIVPLLMAYQTRETIEACADVLARIGAGRRVLLVASTDLSHYLPARAAMEHDARVQDCVRAFDPERLLGLFEQYPEGERGRFVACGGGPAIAVMLAARSRGAREGRVLKYMHSGEISGDNSGVVGYLAAAMGTFSDVH; this is encoded by the coding sequence ATGCCCAGCAATTCTATCCGGCCCGCCGCGGTCGCGGGCACGTGGTATCCGGGCAGCGCGGGCGCGCTCGTGCGCGACGTCGATGAGTATGTCGCGGCAGCGGGCGCCGCGCCGCGCGGCACCGTCCACGGGATCATCGCGCCGCACGCCGGCCTGATGTTCTCGGGACCGGTCGGCGCTCATGCGTACAAGGCCGCCGCCGCCGCCGGCCCCTTCGACACCGTCGTCCTGCTGGGCCCGTCGCATTTCGTCGGCTTCGACGGGATCGCGGTGTATCCGTCCGGCGCGTTCGACACGCCAATCGGCCCGGCTCCCATCGACGCCGCCCTGGCGCAGGAGATCCTCGACGCGTCTCCGGTGGTGCAGGCGCTGCCGCAGGCGCACGGCCGCGAGCATTCGCTCGAGATGCAGCTGCCGTTCGTGCGAAGGCTGCTGCCGGACGCGGCCATCGTGCCGCTGCTGATGGCGTATCAGACCCGCGAGACGATCGAGGCCTGCGCCGACGTGCTGGCACGGATCGGCGCCGGCCGGCGCGTACTGCTCGTCGCCAGCACCGATCTCTCGCACTACCTGCCGGCGCGCGCCGCGATGGAACACGACGCGCGGGTGCAGGACTGCGTCCGCGCGTTCGATCCCGAGCGGCTCCTCGGTCTCTTCGAGCAGTATCCGGAAGGGGAGCGCGGGCGTTTCGTGGCCTGCGGCGGCGGACCGGCGATCGCCGTGATGCTGGCGGCGCGATCGCGCGGCGCGCGGGAGGGGCGCGTCCTGAAATACATGCACTCGGGGGAGATCTCCGGCGACAACAGCGGCGTCGTCGGCTATCTCGCCGCCGCCATGGGGACGTTCAGCGATGTTCACTGA
- a CDS encoding deoxyribonuclease IV has translation MPRLGAHLSIAGGLPRAVDRAEASGCTALQIFTKSAGQWRARALPPDEIALFKRRVRQTGIKPVVAHNSYLINLAAADPALRARSIESLCDELDRAEALGLDGLVMHPGAFTSGTEAEGLRLIADGLARILDARPDARTRILLEHTAGQGTNLGHRFEHLAEIIERLHGSRRIGVCLDTCHLIAAGYDITSAAGYDETFRQFGRIVGLARLKAFHLNDSKKPCGSRVDRHEHIGKGCLGLDPFRRILNDPRFAKLPMLLETPKVDTAATRRASDVDPLDRMNLDALRRLLQPPKTTAAKR, from the coding sequence ATGCCGCGTCTGGGCGCACACCTGTCCATCGCCGGCGGCCTGCCCCGCGCGGTCGACCGAGCCGAGGCGAGCGGCTGTACGGCGCTGCAGATCTTCACCAAGTCGGCCGGCCAGTGGCGGGCGCGGGCGCTGCCGCCCGACGAGATCGCCCTGTTCAAGCGGCGCGTGCGGCAGACGGGCATCAAGCCGGTCGTCGCGCACAACAGCTATTTGATCAATCTCGCCGCCGCCGATCCGGCGCTGCGCGCCCGCTCGATCGAGTCGCTGTGCGACGAGCTCGACCGCGCCGAGGCGCTCGGCCTCGACGGCCTCGTGATGCACCCCGGGGCCTTCACCTCCGGCACGGAAGCCGAGGGGCTGCGGCTGATTGCCGACGGCCTGGCGCGAATCCTCGACGCGCGTCCCGACGCGCGCACCCGCATCCTGCTCGAGCACACCGCTGGTCAGGGGACGAATCTCGGGCACCGGTTCGAGCACCTCGCCGAGATCATCGAGCGGCTGCACGGCTCGCGCCGCATCGGCGTGTGTCTCGACACGTGTCACCTCATTGCCGCCGGCTACGACATCACCAGCGCCGCCGGATACGACGAGACCTTCCGCCAGTTCGGCCGCATCGTCGGGCTCGCCCGCCTGAAAGCGTTTCACCTCAACGACTCGAAGAAGCCGTGCGGCAGCCGGGTCGATCGGCACGAGCACATCGGCAAGGGCTGCCTCGGCCTCGACCCCTTCCGGCGCATCCTCAACGATCCGCGCTTCGCGAAGCTGCCGATGCTGCTGGAGACGCCCAAGGTCGACACCGCGGCGACGCGCCGCGCCAGCGACGTCGATCCGCTGGACAGGATGAACCTCGACGCGCTGCGGCGCCTGCTTCAGCCGCCGAAGACGACGGCGGCGAAGCGGTAG
- a CDS encoding DNA-directed RNA polymerase subunit omega gives MTDESQGVDPVAEAAPDLAPVITSRFLFVDVAAQRAKQLRRGALPRVERHPAGPHKLERLAMEEVRQQVIQYTVPPGFLGKGTV, from the coding sequence ATGACTGACGAGTCTCAGGGCGTAGACCCCGTCGCCGAGGCGGCGCCGGATCTGGCTCCGGTGATCACCAGCCGTTTTCTGTTCGTCGACGTCGCGGCGCAACGCGCCAAGCAGTTGCGCCGGGGCGCGCTGCCGCGCGTCGAGCGGCATCCCGCCGGACCGCACAAGCTCGAACGCCTCGCCATGGAGGAAGTCCGGCAGCAGGTCATTCAGTACACCGTGCCGCCCGGGTTCCTCGGCAAGGGCACCGTCTGA
- a CDS encoding Hsp20/alpha crystallin family protein, with product MTLVRWNPARELASMEIDRLNHMLNDFYGVGRAWMPAVDIFETNDHEYVLKAELPDTKREDISVTFENGVLTLTGERKAEFDANQGTYHRSERAYGRFSRSFTLPATVDANRINASYKDGVLTIRVPQREEAKPKQITVDVDAR from the coding sequence ATGACACTGGTTCGCTGGAATCCCGCTCGCGAGCTGGCGTCGATGGAAATCGACCGGCTCAACCACATGCTGAACGACTTCTACGGCGTGGGCCGTGCCTGGATGCCCGCGGTGGACATCTTCGAGACGAACGACCACGAGTACGTGCTGAAGGCCGAACTGCCCGACACGAAGCGTGAAGACATCAGCGTCACCTTCGAGAACGGCGTGCTGACGCTCACCGGCGAGCGGAAGGCGGAGTTCGACGCCAACCAGGGCACCTATCACCGCAGCGAGCGCGCCTACGGCCGCTTCAGCCGCTCGTTCACGCTGCCCGCGACGGTCGACGCCAATCGCATCAACGCGAGCTACAAGGATGGCGTGCTGACGATCCGCGTCCCGCAGCGCGAGGAAGCGAAGCCGAAGCAGATCACCGTCGACGTCGACGCGCGGTAA
- the gatC gene encoding Asp-tRNA(Asn)/Glu-tRNA(Gln) amidotransferase subunit GatC yields MSDILTSADVERIATLARLELTAEETARFAQQLTAILAYADQVQQVDTSPAAAPAAAAAPRMREDVPVQSLDRDLVLSQAPAADRAAGLFKVPRVIGS; encoded by the coding sequence ATGTCCGATATCCTCACCTCCGCCGACGTCGAGCGGATCGCGACGCTGGCGCGCCTCGAGCTGACCGCCGAGGAAACGGCGCGCTTCGCGCAGCAGCTGACGGCGATTCTCGCCTATGCCGACCAGGTTCAGCAGGTCGACACGTCCCCGGCTGCGGCACCCGCCGCGGCCGCCGCGCCGCGCATGCGCGAAGACGTCCCGGTCCAATCGCTCGACCGTGACCTCGTCCTCAGCCAGGCCCCCGCCGCCGACCGCGCCGCGGGCCTGTTCAAGGTGCCGCGGGTGATCGGCTCGTGA
- the xseA gene encoding exodeoxyribonuclease VII large subunit translates to MDLFDIPFEEEDEPVREAAPPPVRRVYTVSELTSGIRALVESTFGEVWIEGEISNCKVWNTGHMYFTLKDGAAQIKAVMFRTAVRYLRFKPEDGLHVVARGRLSVYEPKGEYQIVCEHMEPHGLGALQLAFDQLKKKLQAEGLFDRARKRPLPALPRRIGIVTSLDGAALRDILKVLRRRAPNASVLIRPARVQGDDAAADVATALRMIAREPGVDVIIVGRGGGSIEDLWAFNEERVARAIVRSPVPVVSAVGHETDVTIADFVADLRAPTPSAAAEMVVAAKDEFCSRIERLTGRLDAAARADLQRRRTTVHVLGSRRGLAGFHARLALRGRHAAELTHALRHAVRASLDGRARSYRLLRQRLEQRDLARHLASMRARLTAGRGRLTAAAGRDRHRADARFRALAGRLENLSPLAVLGRGYAVCWNADKTAIVRSAASVSPGETVQITLASGEIAATVERRSPE, encoded by the coding sequence ATGGACCTGTTCGACATCCCGTTCGAGGAGGAAGACGAACCGGTGCGCGAGGCGGCGCCGCCGCCGGTCCGCCGCGTCTACACCGTCAGCGAGTTGACCTCCGGCATCCGCGCCCTCGTCGAGAGCACGTTCGGCGAGGTGTGGATCGAAGGGGAGATCTCCAACTGCAAGGTGTGGAATACCGGCCACATGTATTTCACCCTCAAGGACGGCGCCGCGCAGATCAAGGCGGTGATGTTCCGGACCGCCGTGCGCTACCTGCGCTTCAAGCCCGAAGACGGCCTGCACGTCGTCGCGCGCGGGCGGCTCAGCGTCTACGAGCCGAAGGGGGAATACCAGATCGTCTGCGAGCACATGGAGCCGCACGGGCTCGGCGCGCTGCAGCTCGCGTTCGATCAATTGAAGAAAAAGCTGCAGGCCGAAGGGCTCTTCGACCGCGCGCGCAAGCGGCCGCTGCCGGCGCTCCCCCGGCGCATCGGCATCGTGACCTCGCTCGACGGCGCGGCGCTGCGCGACATTCTCAAGGTGCTGCGGCGCCGGGCCCCCAACGCGAGCGTGCTGATTCGTCCGGCGCGGGTGCAGGGGGACGACGCGGCGGCGGACGTGGCGACGGCGCTGCGCATGATCGCGCGTGAGCCCGGCGTGGACGTGATCATCGTCGGCCGCGGCGGCGGGTCGATCGAGGATCTCTGGGCCTTCAACGAAGAGCGCGTGGCCCGCGCCATCGTCCGCTCGCCGGTTCCGGTGGTGTCGGCGGTGGGGCATGAGACCGACGTGACGATCGCGGATTTCGTCGCCGACCTGCGCGCGCCGACGCCGTCGGCCGCCGCCGAGATGGTCGTGGCGGCGAAGGATGAATTCTGCAGCCGGATCGAGCGGCTGACCGGCCGGCTCGACGCAGCGGCGAGAGCCGACCTGCAGCGGCGCCGGACCACCGTCCATGTGCTCGGCAGCCGCCGCGGACTGGCCGGATTCCACGCCCGCCTGGCGCTGCGCGGCCGGCACGCGGCCGAGCTGACGCATGCGCTGCGGCATGCGGTCCGCGCCTCGCTCGACGGGCGCGCGCGGTCGTACCGGCTGCTGCGGCAGCGCCTCGAGCAGCGCGATCTCGCCCGCCACCTCGCGTCCATGCGCGCGCGCCTGACCGCCGGCCGCGGCAGATTGACCGCCGCCGCGGGGCGCGACCGCCACCGCGCCGACGCCCGTTTCCGGGCGCTCGCCGGCCGGCTCGAGAATCTCAGCCCCCTCGCGGTGCTCGGCCGGGGCTATGCTGTCTGCTGGAACGCCGACAAGACGGCGATCGTCCGCAGCGCGGCGTCCGTCAGTCCGGGCGAGACGGTGCAAATCACGCTGGCGAGCGGCGAGATCGCGGCGACCGTCGAACGGCGTTCGCCGGAGTGA
- the xseB gene encoding exodeoxyribonuclease VII small subunit: protein MDPTIKDFESAIAELETIVKTLEDGDLALEKSLALFERGVALSRFCHAKLEEAERRVEILNDRGEIKPAPASLAGDDRSR from the coding sequence ATGGACCCCACAATCAAGGATTTCGAGTCGGCGATCGCGGAGCTCGAGACGATCGTGAAGACGCTCGAAGACGGCGACCTCGCGCTGGAGAAATCGCTGGCGCTGTTCGAGCGCGGCGTGGCGCTCTCCCGCTTCTGCCATGCCAAGCTGGAGGAAGCCGAGCGGCGCGTCGAGATTCTGAACGACCGCGGCGAGATCAAGCCGGCGCCGGCCTCGCTTGCCGGCGACGACCGATCGCGGTGA
- the gatA gene encoding Asp-tRNA(Asn)/Glu-tRNA(Gln) amidotransferase subunit GatA: MSLPDNACEIRAAVAAGTLSAVEVCRDALARIARTDARLHAFLHVDEAGALARAEALDRDRPANAPLLGVPVALKDNICTAGVRTTAASRVLESYVPPYSAAVVERLERAGAVVIGKTNCDEFAMGSSTEHSAFGPTRNPWADDRIPGGSSGGSAVAVAAGMVPLALGSETGGSIRQPAALCGVLGLKPTYGRVSRYGLIAFGSSLDQIGPMARSTRDLAALFGVIAGADPRDSTTAANPVPDYAERLDGDLSGLRVGVPSALLAQGVEPGVRGAFDAGVRALEAAGAVVRDVTLPHASLAIPVYYLVANAEASSNLARFDGVRYGTRADSATLHDVYYRSRARFGAEVKRRIMIGTFVLSAGYYDAYYVKAQQVRALIRQDYDRAFAEVDAVALPTSPTTAFRLGERTEDPLQMYLADVFTAAANLAGLPAISVPCGLTPERLPVGLQLTARPFDEPSLFRAAQAIESRLPMPRPPTVG, from the coding sequence GTGAGCCTGCCGGACAACGCTTGCGAGATTCGCGCCGCTGTCGCGGCCGGCACCCTGTCCGCGGTTGAGGTCTGCCGCGACGCACTGGCCAGAATCGCACGAACCGATGCACGGCTGCACGCGTTCCTGCACGTGGATGAAGCCGGGGCGCTGGCTCGGGCGGAGGCGCTGGACCGCGATCGTCCGGCAAACGCGCCGCTGCTGGGCGTGCCGGTCGCGCTCAAGGACAACATCTGCACCGCCGGCGTTCGCACGACCGCGGCCTCGCGCGTGCTCGAGAGCTACGTGCCCCCGTACTCCGCCGCCGTCGTCGAGCGGCTGGAACGTGCCGGAGCCGTGGTGATCGGCAAGACCAACTGCGACGAGTTCGCGATGGGCTCGTCGACCGAGCACTCCGCGTTCGGACCGACGCGCAATCCCTGGGCGGACGATCGCATTCCGGGCGGATCGAGCGGCGGGTCCGCCGTGGCGGTCGCGGCAGGGATGGTGCCGCTGGCGCTGGGATCCGAGACCGGCGGCTCGATCCGCCAGCCGGCGGCGCTCTGCGGCGTGCTCGGGTTGAAACCGACCTACGGCCGCGTCTCACGCTACGGGCTCATCGCCTTCGGCTCGTCGCTCGATCAGATCGGTCCGATGGCGCGCTCGACGCGTGATCTCGCCGCGCTGTTCGGCGTCATCGCCGGCGCGGATCCGCGGGACTCGACCACTGCCGCGAATCCGGTGCCCGACTATGCCGAGCGCCTGGACGGCGATCTGAGCGGACTGCGCGTCGGCGTCCCAAGCGCGCTGCTCGCGCAGGGGGTCGAGCCGGGCGTGCGCGGCGCGTTCGACGCCGGCGTACGCGCGCTGGAAGCGGCAGGCGCCGTGGTGCGGGACGTCACGCTGCCGCACGCGTCGCTGGCCATCCCCGTCTATTACCTGGTCGCCAATGCCGAAGCCAGCTCGAACCTGGCGCGCTTCGACGGCGTCCGCTACGGCACCCGGGCCGACAGCGCCACGCTGCACGACGTCTACTATCGGAGCCGCGCGCGGTTCGGCGCGGAGGTGAAGCGGCGCATCATGATCGGCACCTTCGTGCTGAGCGCCGGGTATTACGACGCGTATTACGTGAAAGCGCAGCAGGTGCGCGCGCTCATCCGGCAGGACTACGATCGCGCGTTCGCCGAGGTCGACGCCGTCGCGCTGCCGACGTCGCCGACGACGGCGTTCAGGTTGGGAGAACGGACGGAAGACCCGCTGCAGATGTACCTGGCGGACGTGTTCACGGCGGCGGCGAATCTCGCCGGCCTGCCGGCGATCAGCGTGCCGTGCGGACTGACGCCGGAGCGGCTGCCGGTGGGACTGCAGTTGACGGCGCGCCCGTTCGACGAACCCTCGCTGTTCCGCGCGGCGCAGGCGATCGAATCGCGCCTGCCGATGCCGCGTCCGCCGACCGTGGGCTGA
- a CDS encoding TIGR00282 family metallophosphoesterase yields MRILFVGDIFGKPGREIARRAIPALIERESLDYVIANVENAAAGFGITGDIADTILGYGVDAMTTGNHVWDKKEVLDYIPRQPKLLRPANFPAAAPGRGSHLGRTRSGEAIGVINVMGRIFMQPLDDPFAVVLREIDALRAKARVIIVDFHAEATSEKIAMGWHLDGRVTGVFGTHTHVQTADERILPKGTAYLTDAGMTGPHDSIIGVTTEIALSRFVTGLPAKFESATGPGRLNGVIVTADLATGRATSIQRLTLSTADVDALAPQTAGR; encoded by the coding sequence ATGCGCATCCTGTTCGTCGGCGACATCTTCGGCAAACCCGGACGCGAGATCGCGCGCCGCGCCATCCCCGCGCTGATCGAGCGCGAATCGCTGGACTACGTCATCGCCAACGTCGAGAACGCCGCCGCCGGCTTCGGGATCACCGGCGACATCGCCGACACGATCCTCGGCTACGGCGTCGACGCGATGACCACCGGCAACCACGTCTGGGACAAGAAGGAAGTGCTCGACTACATCCCGCGGCAGCCGAAGCTGCTGCGCCCGGCGAACTTCCCCGCCGCCGCGCCCGGCCGCGGCAGCCATCTGGGCCGCACCCGCAGCGGCGAAGCCATCGGCGTCATCAACGTGATGGGGCGGATCTTCATGCAGCCGCTCGACGATCCGTTCGCCGTCGTGCTGCGGGAGATCGACGCGCTCCGCGCCAAGGCGCGCGTCATCATCGTCGACTTCCACGCCGAGGCGACCTCCGAGAAAATCGCCATGGGCTGGCACCTCGACGGCCGCGTCACCGGCGTCTTCGGCACCCACACGCACGTGCAGACCGCCGACGAGCGCATCCTCCCCAAGGGCACCGCCTATCTCACCGACGCGGGCATGACCGGGCCGCACGACTCGATCATCGGCGTGACCACGGAGATCGCGCTGTCGCGGTTCGTCACCGGCCTGCCGGCGAAGTTCGAGTCGGCGACCGGGCCGGGCCGCCTGAACGGCGTGATCGTCACCGCCGATCTCGCCACCGGCCGCGCGACCTCGATCCAGCGGCTGACGCTCTCCACCGCCGACGTCGACGCGCTGGCGCCGCAGACCGCGGGACGGTAA